One genomic segment of Rivularia sp. PCC 7116 includes these proteins:
- a CDS encoding Uma2 family endonuclease — MLLSIRRIDVPPGQRVLLRDVTWEEFEAIIEELGEHRAARIAYDRGVLEIMAPLPEHEDDKEIIGDLVKALLEELEIEFRSLGSTTFKNQIMLQGIEPDQCFYIENESKIRGKKRLDLTQDPPPDLALEIDVTSRTHPSIYEALKVPELWRFEKGKLQINLLQNGDYVVSEQSKTFPNFDLAEILPQYLEQSKTAGRNFVIKAFRNWVREQIQN, encoded by the coding sequence ATGCTCTTAAGCATTAGACGTATTGATGTTCCACCAGGACAAAGGGTATTGTTACGTGATGTCACCTGGGAAGAATTTGAAGCAATTATTGAAGAACTCGGAGAACATCGGGCTGCGCGTATTGCTTATGATAGAGGGGTGCTGGAAATTATGGCTCCATTACCAGAACATGAAGATGATAAAGAAATAATTGGTGATTTAGTAAAAGCACTTTTAGAAGAATTAGAAATTGAATTTAGAAGTTTGGGTTCCACGACTTTTAAAAATCAGATAATGCTTCAAGGAATAGAACCAGACCAATGTTTTTATATAGAAAATGAAAGCAAAATCCGTGGGAAAAAGCGACTCGACCTAACACAAGATCCACCTCCCGATTTAGCTCTAGAAATTGATGTTACTTCTCGAACTCATCCAAGTATTTATGAAGCGTTGAAAGTCCCAGAACTTTGGCGATTTGAAAAAGGTAAATTACAAATAAATTTATTACAAAATGGTGATTATGTAGTATCCGAGCAAAGTAAAACCTTTCCTAATTTTGATTTAGCTGAAATTTTACCTCAATACCTTGAACAAAGTAAAACAGCAGGTAGAAATTTTGTAATCAAAGCTTTTAGAAATTGGGTAAGAGAGCAAATACAGAATTAA
- the drmC gene encoding DISARM system phospholipase D-like protein DrmC — MTFLKLSRPNLDKLATALLTRRLSPPFLISSILNYVPVNLSQEIVDELNRLNSQGVDCKHIAYTLRLLAQEKDNSQRIRDRINLVWTGPEITGSRSRDTGVVVRELFSKAKKSVLISSFAIDKGEKAQRLFEVLAQRMEVNPELDVQMFLNIKRPHQSKVAESILLREFADTFRHDIWSGKRLPKLFYDTRSLALDTKQKSCLHAKCIAVDEAQVLVTSANFTQAAHERNIEAGVLLNDTSIAQALRLQFDALVSQKILRPILI; from the coding sequence ATGACCTTTCTTAAACTCAGTCGTCCTAACTTGGATAAACTGGCAACAGCGCTTCTTACCAGAAGACTTTCCCCACCCTTTCTCATATCCAGTATTCTCAATTACGTACCCGTAAATTTAAGCCAAGAAATAGTAGACGAACTAAATCGCTTAAATTCCCAAGGTGTAGACTGTAAACACATTGCTTATACCTTACGCTTGCTTGCACAAGAAAAAGATAATTCTCAACGAATACGCGATCGCATTAATTTAGTATGGACTGGTCCAGAAATTACTGGTTCCCGAAGTCGCGATACTGGTGTAGTCGTCCGCGAACTTTTCAGTAAAGCCAAAAAAAGCGTTTTGATTTCCAGTTTTGCTATTGATAAAGGCGAAAAAGCCCAGAGATTATTTGAAGTACTTGCACAACGAATGGAAGTAAACCCAGAACTTGATGTTCAGATGTTTCTTAATATCAAACGTCCTCATCAAAGCAAAGTTGCAGAGTCAATTTTATTGAGAGAATTTGCAGACACCTTTCGTCATGATATTTGGTCTGGGAAAAGACTGCCGAAACTATTTTATGACACCCGCTCCTTAGCACTAGATACCAAACAAAAATCTTGTTTACACGCCAAATGTATTGCTGTAGATGAAGCACAAGTACTCGTAACATCCGCCAATTTTACACAAGCGGCTCACGAACGGAATATTGAAGCAGGTGTATTACTGAACGATACAAGCATAGCCCAAGCATTGCGTCTACAGTTTGATGCTTTAGTATCTCAAAAAATCTTACGTCCAATATTGATTTAA